Proteins co-encoded in one Dreissena polymorpha isolate Duluth1 chromosome 12, UMN_Dpol_1.0, whole genome shotgun sequence genomic window:
- the LOC127853066 gene encoding coatomer subunit beta-like, whose product MSTLAEQPCYTLINLPSDAEPPTEIQLRTDLEKGDTKTKTDALKKTIQMILNGEKMPSLLMTIIRFVMPSQDHMIKKLLLIFWEIVPKYTPDGKMLHEMILVCDAYRKDLQHPNEFIQGSTLRFLCKLKEPELLEPLMPSIRQCLKHRHSYVRRNAVLAIYTIYRNFDFLIQDAPELIAEYLEGEQDMSCKRNAFMMLIHADQERALSYLSSCIEQVTSFGDILQLVIVELIYKVCHANPSERARFIRCIYNLLNSSSPAVRYEAAGTLVTLSSAPTAIKAAASCYIELIVKESDNNVKLIVLDRLVALKDVQAHEKVLQELVMDILRVLSAPDQEVRKKTLNLALDLVTSRSVEEMVLVLKKEVVKTNNIEHEDTGKYRQLLVRTLHQLSIKFPDIATTIIPVLIEFLGDTNEAAAADVLVFIREAIHRFESLRPLIISRLLDVFSTIKAVKIQRAALWILGEYCSSSEDIQSVMTLVRQSLGELPIVDDELKKAAGEVKEDDMMSGGGNIQRLVTADGTYATQSAFDKTSNVKKAENPPMRQFLMDGDFFVGAALATCLTKLALRYMALTHDHKKQNAFLAEAMFIMASVLHLGKSGIPTKPITDDDVDRIATCLRVLADQSPLMLDIFNTASRNSVSLMLAAKMAEEKEQQQALQKKVVKVQADDPISFAQLVNKNELGATENMFELTLSQALGMTNKKEKDPLGASKLNKVTQLTGFSDPVYAEAYVHVNQFDIVLDVLIVNQTSDTLQNLTLELATLGDLKLVEKPQPQTMAPHDFCNIKANVKVASTESGIIFGNIVYDVTGAASDRNVVVLNDIHIDIMDYIVPNTCTDSEFRQMWAEFEWENKVAVNTNLSSLKDFLGHVIKCTNMRCLTPEKALQGDCGFMAANLYAKSIFGEDVLANLSIEKPGHLSPDAPVQGHIRIRAKSQGMALSMGDKINQSQKANRVAAPAE is encoded by the exons ATGTCTACATTGGCAGAGCAGCCATGTTACACTTTGATCAATCTGCCCTCCGATGCAGAGCCGCCAACAGAGATTCAGCTACGCACTGACCTGG AAAAGGGcgacacaaaaacaaaaacagatgCTCTGAAGAAGACAATACAGATGATTCTGAATGGAGAGAAAATGCCCTCCCTGCTCATGACCATCATACGCTTTGTGATGCCCTCCCAAGATCACATGATCAAGAAACTGCTGCTGATTTTCTGGGAGATTGTGCCCAAGTACACACCAGATGGGAAGATGTTGCACGAGATGATTCTTGTGTGTGATGCTTACAGAAAG GATCTGCAGCATCCCAATGAGTTCATTCAGGGGTCAACGCTGCGTTTTCTGTGTAAGTTGAAGGAGCCCGAACTGCTGGAGCCACTCATGCCCTCCATCAGGCAGTGCCTCAAACACAGACACTCCTATGTGCGCCGCAATGCAGTGCTCGCCATCTACACTATATACAG GAACTTTGACTTCCTGATCCAGGACGCTCCAGAGTTGATAGCAGAGTACCTGGAGGGGGAGCAGGACATGTCCTGTAAGAGGAATGCCTTCATGATGCTCATACATGCTGACCAG GAGCGGGCTCTCAGCTACCTATCTAGCTGTATAGAGCAGGTGACCTCGTTTGGGGACATCCTACAGCTGGTCATTGTTGAGCTCATTTACAAG GTGTGTCATGCCAACCCCTCTGAGCGTGCGCGGTTCATCCGCTGTATCTACAACCTGCTCAACTCCTCCAGCCCAGCTGTGAGGTACGAGGCGGCTGGTACCCTTGTGACCCTGTCGAGTGCTCCCACTGCTATCAAG GCTGCAGCCAGTTGTTACATAGAGTTGATCGTGAAGGAGAGTGACAACAATGTGAAGCTGATAGTCCTGGACAGGCTGGTGGCTCTCAAAGACGTGCAGGCCCATGAGAAAGTGCTGCAG GAGCTGGTGATGGACATTCTGCGGGTGTTGAGTGCCCCAGACCAGGAAGTGAGGAAGAAGACTCTGAACCTGGCCCTCGACCTTGTGACCTCGAGATCTGTGGAGGAG ATGGTGCTGGTGTTGAAGAAGGAGGTAGTGAAGACCAACAACATAGAGCATGAGGACACGGGCAAGTACCGACAGCTGCTGGTCCGCACCCTGCACCAGCTCTCCATCAAGTTCCCAGACATTGCCACCACCATCATACCTGTG CTTATAGAGTTCCTGGGAGACACCAATGAGGCAGCGGCTGCTGATGTACTGGTGTTTATCCGAGAGGCGATCCATCGCTTTGAGTCTCTCCGACCTCTCATCATCTCCCGGCTGCTTGATGTCTTCTCTACCATCAAGGCTGTCAA GATACAGAGAGCAGCCCTGTGGATCCTTGGGGAGTACTGCTCCTCCTCTGAGGACATCCAGAGTGTGATGACCCTCGTACGGCAGTCACTTGGAGAG CTGCCAATTGTGGATGATGAACTGAAGAAGGCAGCAGGGGAGGTCAAGGAGGATG ACATGATGTCGGGTGGAGGCAACATACAGCGTCTGGTCACTGCTGATGGGACATACGCCACTCAGAGTGCCTTTGATAAGACATCCAATGTGAAGAAAGCAGAGAA CCCGCCGATGCGTCAGTTCCTGATGGACGGAGACTTCTTTGTGGGCGCTGCCCTGGCCACGTGTCTCACCAAGCTGGCCCTTCGGTACATGGCTCTCACCCACGACCACAAGAAACAGAAT GCATTCCTGGCTGAGGCCATGTTCATTATGGCATCTGTCCTACACCTCGGCAAGTCTGGAATCCCAACCAAG CCAATTACAGATGATGATGTGGATCGTATTGCCACGTGCCTGCGCGTGCTGGCCGACCAGAGTCCCCTGATGTTGGACATCTTCAACACGGCCTCACGTAACTCTGTCTCCCTCATGCTAGCTGCCAAGATGGCTGAGGAAAAGGAGCAACAGCAG GCCCTACAGAAGAAGGTGGTCAAGGTGCAGGCTGATGACCCAATCTCCTTCGCTCAGCTGGTCAACAAGAATGAGCTGGGAGCCACGGAG AACATGTTTGAGCTGACCCTGTCCCAGGCCCTGGGCATGACCAACAAGAAAGAAAAGGACCCTCTGGGGGCATCCAAACTCAACAAG GTGACGCAGCTGACTGGGTTCTCAGACCCGGTCTATGCGGAGGCCTACGTGCATGTGAACCAGTTTGACATCGTGCTGGACGTACTGATTGTCAACCAGACCTCGGACACACTGCAGAACCTCACCCTAGAACTGGCGACACTCG GTGATCTGAAGCTAGTGGAGAAGCCCCAGCCCCAGACAATGGCCCCTCACGACTTCTGTAACATCAAGGCCAATGTGAAAGTCGCCTCTACGGAGAGTGGCATCATCTTTGGAAATATTG TATATGACGTGACCGGAGCAGCCAGCGACCGCAACGTGGTGGTACTGAACGACATCCACATTGACATCATGGACTACATCGTACCTAACACATGTACGGACTCAGAGTTCAGGCAGATGTGGGCCGAGTTTGAGTGGGAGAACAAGGTGGCTGTGAACACAAACCTGTCCAGCCTCAAGGACTTCCTGGGACATGTGATCAAGTGTACCAATATGCGCTGCCTCACACCCGAGAAG GCCCTGCAAGGTGACTGTGGTTTCATGGCTGCCAATCTGTATGCCAAGTCCATCTTTGGTGAAGACGTGCTGGCCAACCTTAGCATTGAGAAGCCCGGACATCTGTCACCGGACGCTCCCGTACAGGGGCACATACGCATCCGTGCAAAGAGTCAG